The Aphis gossypii isolate Hap1 chromosome 3, ASM2018417v2, whole genome shotgun sequence genome includes a region encoding these proteins:
- the LOC126551079 gene encoding uncharacterized protein LOC126551079 → MELGMRTTRLESAYGDFLNSQTRIEILDPREEQLEERLAVETAYYETISPAMVFLESTKTNQRRASEASSRQGSADNMGRYDTQSAIRLPPISLPEFNGDYKQWLSYRDTFESLVHSNNHLPDIQKLHYLKSSLKNEAAQVIESLETSSANYVSAWEQLRERYDNNRKMVGIHIHAVCSMSPIAIASSVNLRRHQNGLNSHLRALKALKLPVDHWDALVIHLMVEKLDVESHRLWESSRSSNSLPSMQDYLTFLNQRCLILESIETRSNYGQAARPTSYDANTNQYAPKKRSYTTAFATTDKSISSCTTCSGGQHPLYACREFLGMTINARREHVRSKRLCYNCLLPDHAARHCSHGYCRTCQGKHHTLLHIDFSTGVQAVAATETGEKNQ, encoded by the coding sequence ATGGAACTAGGAATGCGAACTACGAGGCTTGAATCTGCTTATGGAGACTTCCTCAACAGTCAAACTCGTATAGAAATATTGGATCCCCGTGAAGAACAGCTAGAAGAACGCTTGGCTGTAGAAACAGCCTACTATGAGACTATTTCACCGGCTATGGTCTTTCTTGAATctacaaaaacaaatcaaagaaGAGCAAGCGAAGCCTCAAGCCGCCAAGGCTCTGCGGACAACATGGGACGATATGACACTCAATCAGCTATAAGACTGCCGCCAATCTCACTGCCGGAATTCAACGGAGATTACAAACAGTGGCTGAGCTATCGGGACACGTTTGAATCACTTGTTCATAGCAACAACCACCTTCCGGATATCCAAAAGTTGCACTATCTCAAATCTTCATTGAAAAACGAGGCGGCTCAAGTCATTGAGTCCTTGGAAACTTCATCTGCGAACTATGTGTCAGCTTGGGAACAGTTACGCGAACGATATGACAACAATCGAAAAATGGTCGGAATCCACATCCATGCAGTATGCAGTATGTCACCAATAGCAATAGCATCGTCAGTTAATTTGAGAAGGCATCAGAACGGTTTAAATAGTCATCTACGAGCCTTGAAGGCTCTCAAGCTTCCGGTAGATCATTGGGATGCCCTGGTCATCCACCTAATGGTAGAAAAATTGGACGTGGAATCACACCGTCTGTGGGAATCTAGCCGCTCCAGCAACTCACTTCCTTCAATGCAAGATTATCTTACATTCTTGAATCAACGATGCCTGATTCTGGAGTCCATTGAAACAAGATCAAACTACGGTCAAGCAGCACGACCAACCTCATATGACGCCAACACTAATCAGTACGCACCAAAAAAGCGATCCTACACCACCGCCTTCGCCACTACTGACAAGTCAATCTCATCATGTACAACATGCAGTGGCGGCCAACATCCGCTGTACGCTTGCCGAGAGTTTCTGGGAATGACCATCAACGCACGCAGAGAACACGTGCGTTCAAAACGACTATGTTACAACTGCCTCCTGCCGGATCACGCGGCTAGGCACTGTTCACATGGGTATTGCAGGACTTGTCAAGGTAAGCAccatacattattacatatagaTTTCTCAACGGGAGTTCAGGCGGTAGCAGCCACGGAAACTGGCGAGAAAAATCAATAG